A single window of Theropithecus gelada isolate Dixy chromosome 9, Tgel_1.0, whole genome shotgun sequence DNA harbors:
- the SFTPD gene encoding pulmonary surfactant-associated protein D: MLLFLLSALVLLTQSLGYLEADMKTYSQRTAPSACTLVMCSSVESGLPGRDGRDGREGPRGEKGYPGLPGAAGKAGTPGEAGPVGPKGDNGSIGEPGPKGDTGPSGPPGPPGVPGPAGREGPLGKQGNIGPQGKPGPKGEAGPKGEVGAPGMQGLAGARGPAGPKGDRGIPGERGAPGNAGAAGSAGVMGPQGSPGARGPPGLKGDKGVPGDKGAKGESGLPDVASLRQQVEALQKQVQHLQAAFSQYKKVELFPNGQSVGEKIFKTAGFVKPFTEAQLVCTQAGGQLASPRSAAENAALQQLVIAQNEAAFLSMTDSKMEGKFTYPTGESLVYSNWAPGEPNDDGGSEDCVEIFTNGKWNDRACGEKRLVVCEF; encoded by the exons ATgctgctcttcctcctctctgcACTGGTCCTGCTCACACAGTCCCTGGGCTACCTGGAAGCAGACATGAAGACCTACTCCCAAAGAACAGCGCCCAGTGCTTGCACCCTGGTCATGTGTAGCTCAGTGGAGAGTGGCCTGCCTGGTCGTGATGGACGGGATGGGAGAGAGGGCCCTCGGGGCGAGAAGGGGTACCCAG GTTTGCCAGGAGCTGCAGGGAAAGCAGGGACGCCTGGAGAAGCTGGCCCAGTTGGGCCCAAAGGGGACAATGGCTCCATTGGAGAACCTGGACCAAAGGGAGACACCGGGCCAAGTG GACCTCCAGGACCTCCCGGTGTGCCTGGTCCAGCTGGAAGAGAAGGTCCCCTGGGGAAGCAGGGGAACATAGGACCTCAGGGCAAGCCAGGCCCAAAAGGAGAAGCTGGGCCCAAAG GAGAAGTCGGTGCCCCCGGCATGCAGGGCTTGGCAGGGGCAAGAGGCCCCGCAGGCCCTAAGGGAGATCGTGGCATCCCTGGTGAGCGTGGAGCCCCTGGAAATGCAGGGGCAGCAG GGTCTGCTGGAGTCATGGGTCCTCAGGGAAGTCCAGGTGCCAGGGGACCCCCAGGATTGAAAGGGGACAAAGGCGTTCCTGGAGACAAAGGAGCAAAGGGAGAAAGTGGGCTTCCAG ATGTCGCTTCTCTGAGGCAGCAGGTTGAGGCCTTACAGAAACAAGTACAGCACCTCCAGGCTGCTTTCTCTCAGTATAAGAAAG TTGAGCTCTTCCCAAATGGCCAAAGTGTCGGGGAGAAGATTTTCAAGACAGCAGGCTTTGTCAAACCGTTTACAGAGGCACAGCTGGTGTGCACACAGGCTGGTGGTCAGTTGGCCTCTCCACGCTCTGCCGCTGAGAATGCCGCCTTGCAACAGCTGGTCATAGCTCAGAACGAGGCTGCTTTCCTGAGCATGACTGACTCCAAGATGGAAGGCAAGTTCACCTACCCCACAGGAGAGTCCCTGGTCTATTCCAACTGGGCCCCAGGGGAGCCCAACGATGACGGTGGGTCAGAGGACTGTGTGGAGATCTTCACCAATGGCAAGTGGAATGACAGGGCTTGCGGAGAAAAGCGTCTCGTGGTCTGCGAGTTCTGA